A window of Victivallis lenta genomic DNA:
GCCGATTTCGTCATCACCAGCGCCCGGCAGCTGTATGAAAAATATTCCGGAATCCGACCGGATATGAAGCTGGTATTCAACGGCGTGACACTGGAGGATTTCCGGCTTCGGACCGTTCCGGAGCGTCCCGCCGATCTGCCTGACGACGGGCGCAAGATCATCGGTTATTACGGGGCTCTGGCGCAATGGGTGGATTTCGATCTGATTGAACAGGCTGCGAAGGCTTTGCCGGAACTGCACTTCGTCCTGATCGGCCTGAATGTCAATGAAGAAGAGATATCCCGCGTCACCGCTCTGGGAAACGTTCATTTTCTGGGACTGAAACACTACAATCAACTGGCCGGCTATCTCCGGTATTTCGACGTGGCGACCATACCTTTTAAAATCAACCCGGTTACAGATGCCGCTTCGCCGATCAAGCTTTTTGAATATTGCGCTTCGGGAACGCCGGTTGTAACCACCGGATTTGCTGAAGTCATGCAGTATCGGGAACAGGGCGTCATGGTAGCCGAAAGCCGGGACGATTATATTGCAAAATTAAAACAGGCCGCCGGCCTGAAAGATGAAGATTTGGAGAAACTGCGGAAAAAACTGGAGGCGCTTGCCGAATCCAATACCTGGGCGATTCGGGCTTCCATCATTGCGGACATGGTACGGGAAAAACAGGATAACACTGAGGAAACGGAAGATGTTCGATAAACTGGAAGATGTCACTTATACCTCCTTCGGCATTGTTCCGCAGGAGTTCTATAAAAACAAATTCAATTCGGTTCCCAGTCACGATTATCTGTCCGATCCGGTAAACCGTTTTCTGCTCGGAGCTTCCCGAATCCGTCATCTCTGCCGGGAGCTTCAGGGGGGACGGGTGCTTGATCTCGGATGCGGATGCGGACCTTACGGCTTGACGCTCAAACAGCACGGCTATGCCGATCATCTGACCGGAATCGACCTGGATCCGGATTGCACCAAACGCGCCGGAGAGTGTTATGATGAGGTCGTGACGCAGCAGGCGCTGGATCAGCTGCCTTTTCCCGATGGCAGTTTTGACGCCGTATTCAGCAGTGATTTTTTCGGGCATGTGGAGTTCCGTTACAAAGACGCCTTGATTGCGGAAGTTGCCCGCGTATTGCGTCCCGGCGGCCGGACCATCCATCTGATCGAAAGCGGAAATTACGACTACCTGCATTGCAATCAGGATGATCCGGATGATCCGCTCCGTAAGTACGTTTACGTGGACGGACATATCGGGGTGGAGTCACCGGTCGCGATCAAGCGGCGTTTCGAGCCGTATTTCGAGCAGATTCACCTGCGTAACGCCATGCTGTTTCCCTTTTTTACCGTCCAAGGGTTCATCAACAATACCGATGTTTTCGGCGAGGAGTTTTCGGCGCTGCTGCGAAAATTCTCTCCCGCCGAGGCGCAGGCGGCGGATATCGTCAGCGGTTTTATCTGCGACTATCTGGAACGGGAACTTTATCAGGAAAATCCGGCGAACCTAGATCCCACGCTGGAACGCAATCTGCCGCGAGTGTTGAAATATGAGTGCGGAATGGTCTTTCTTTCCGGGTTAAAAAAAACGGAGCAGGAATTCCATGCGTAACAAAAGGGTTCTGTTTTGCCTCCGCCGGGATTATTTGCGCCATCCCGGCGGGGATACCATGCAGATGGAGTCCTATGCACGAATTCTGCGACAGTCGGGAAATCATGTCCGGTTGCATTCCGGTTCCGTCGCACCGTCGGATCTCGAAGGAAACGACATAGTGTTTGTCTGGCATCTGGAGCGGCCGCATGACAGTTTTCAACCGTGGCATACCGCAATCCGCAATGGCCTGCCCGTGGTACTGCTGCCGACCTGTTTTCACGCGAATACCGCTGGATTTTGGCGGGCTTTGCCGGAGCAGTTCAAAATCTGGTACCGCTGTCTTCGGGAACCGTCAGACTCCGCCTCTCATTACATGCAATTCCGTTCGTGGCGGCATTGCCGTGAGAGAATGTTGACCCAAAGTTCGTGTTTGATCGTCAACTCCGAAGCAGAAAAAACGTTGTTGCTTCGCGAAGGTGCCAACACCTCACGGGTGGTCGTGATTCCCAATGTCGTCGATCAGGAAACATTGACGGTACAGGAACCGGCGCCTTGGAATAAACGTCAGCGGATCATTTGTATCGGGCACTTCTGCCCTCGTAAAAACCAATTGGGATTGATTCGAGCTCTGCGTGGACTTGACTTGCAGATCACCTTTGTCGGTACGGCCCGGCCGATGCACCAACGCTATCTGGAACGCTGCCGGCGGGAAAGCGCCGGCCAACATCTGTTTACCGGTGCGCTTTCCCATTATGATACGTTGAAACTGCTGGCGCAAAGCCGTCTGGCGATTTCCGCCAGTTTTGAAGAAACGCCGGGAATCGCCAATCTGGAGGCGGCTGCTTTGGGATGCAATCTTCTGTTGTCGGAAATTGCTCCGATCCGGGAATATTTCGGCGCGCGTTCAATGTATCTTGATCCGTCCCGTATTGATGCGGCGCGAATTCGGGAAGCGGTACACCTGCCGCCGTCTCCGGAATTGAGAACCCATATTCTGTCCCATTATACGGAAAAGAATCTGCATCGGTTCTTTCAAATACTTGAAATTGAGGAAATGGCTCATTGAAACAATTCATTCAAAATTGGAACATCATCTATTATCGGAGCATGGCGGAACTGAAAGCCGAGGCCAGCAACAATTATGCCGGCTACATCTGGTGGGTTTTGCAACCGTTTCTGGCGCTGGCCGTCTATTATGTGGCATTCCGGTGGCTGATTCCCTATCCGGACGATCGGTTTACATTGTTTCTGTTCATCGGGATCACGGTCTGGCAGCTCTGGGCCAATACTTTGATCCGAAGTTGCGCCGCATTGATTACCTATCGGCCGCTGATGCTGCAGTTGAACATTGAGAAATACGTCTTCCCGGTGAGTATCTGCATCGTCAATCTGGTGAAGTTCCTGACCGCATTTATCCTGCTTTTACTGTTGGCTCCATTTCTGGGCGGCACCGTTTCTGCGGCTCTGATGACGCTTCCGCTGTTGTTACTGTTATTATTGTTATTGACTTGCGGGACCGGGATGATACTGGCCGCGGTTACGCCGTTCTGCCCGGATATGGTGCTTGTGGTGGAGTTTCTGTTGCATCTGATGATGTTTCTGAGCGGTGTGTTTTTCGACTTGACGCTGCTTCCGGAGGGAATACAGAAAGTGCTGGCATTCAATCCGCTTGCGGTTATCATCAGCCAGCTCCGTCGAGTGATGATGGACGGCTGTTTCCCGGACTGGCAGAGCTTGGCGGGACCGGCTCTCTGGACATGTATCCTGCTGGCCGTCGGCGGCTGGATGTTGAAACACTTCGGCAAACAATATCCGAGGATGACCTGAACCATGAACCAGTCCATGATTGTGTATGATGTGTGCCATGTCGGCATAAGCTATATGAAATCCGCATCTTTCCCCTGGCGGAAAAACCGGTTCCAAGCATTGAAGGATGTCAATTTCCAGATACGCTCCGGCGATGTTGTCGGCATCATCGGCCGGAACGGAGCCGGAAAAACAACCCTGTTGCGTCTGTTGGCCGGTATCCTCAAACCGGATACGGGAGTTATCCGCCGGGCTTATGAGCATGTCGGAATCCTCTCGTTCGGTTCCGGATTCGAAGATCGCTTGTCCGGGCGGCAGAACATCATGCTTGAAGGGATTCAGATGGGAGTACCACGCCGGAAAATTCTGCAGCACGCCGATCCGATCATCGAACTGGCCGGACTCGGCGAATTCATTGATCAACCGATCAAAGTGTATTCTTCCGGCATGCGTACCCGGCTTGGGTTTGCCATTGCCTATTATCTGCATTCGCAGGTTTTACTGATTGATGAAACCTTTGTGGCCGGGGATGACGAATTTCAGAAGAAGGCCGGGCAGCTGATCACGGAAAAAATCCAATCCGGTATTACCGTAGTCATGGTTTCGCATGCATTGAGTGTCCTGGAACATTTGTGTAACCGGATTATTCAGATTGAAGACGGTGTGTCTCTCCCTGAATTGCCGGTACGGGAATCAATCGAGAGATACCGGCACCAATGAGAAAATATACCGACAATGCCTGGTTTTCCGCATTGTTTCTTCCGTTATGCGGCCTGCTGGTGCTGGGAACGTTGCTTTGGCTCAATCCGATTCCGGCAGATGATACGGCGACGCGCTATGCTCCGATGGCGCAAGCTTTTGCCGAGGGAGATTGGTTCTATGCGTTTCATCCCCATTCCGGCGTATTTTTCCCGGCACTCTCCGGTGGAATCGCGTGGCTGACCGGGGTGGACGGCTTCCGAGCCTGTCAGGTGGCGGCACTTCTGCTGTGGGCGACGGCGGCCATTCCGCTTTACGGTATCGTTCTGAAACTCTGGGGGGATCGGAGAATCGCCCTGCTGGCTGAACTACTCTATTTGGCCGCCTCCCATCTACAACGTTACGTCTACGATGGTTTACGTGATAACGGTCGTTCGCTCGGATTGTTTCTTTTGGTACTTGGCTTGCTGATGTTTTATGAAAGTTGTCGTTCATGGCGGGCAGTTCCGGTGAGCGCCGTCGGTGCGGCACTGCTGACAATGCTTCGTGTCGATGGTCCACTGATCGCTGCCGCCGGAATCCTCTGCTTTATTGTCTGGGATGTTACGGGAAACCACCGAAATCTTCTCCGCTGCGCTGCCTTACTGATCCTGACCACGGTTCTGATTTCTCCGCAACTGTATTTAAACTATCGCTGGAGCGGCTACCCGGTGCCGAATTCCCGTTATTCGCTGATTCTGGAACATCTCGGCATTCCAGGCTGGGGAGACGGCATATGATCAGCGTCATCGTCAAGGGGTGTTATCCCTATTTCTCAATTCTGGCATTCTGCGTGATTGTCTGGCGAATCAAGGCCGGGCTTTGGAATCGTCGGGAGACCATCGTACTCGTCTGTTTCGCAGGGCATCTGTTGCTGGAGATTTTGCAACTCATCGTCGGGGACGGGAAATGGGAAATTTCACGCCGTTATCTGCTGCCGGCAGCTCCGCTGTTATTCGGGTGGACGGCATACGGACTCCGAGTTCTCTACCTGCAATATCGTTTCCGCATTCCGGCATGGTGTCTGTGGAGTGCCGGCTGCCTCGCGCTGGCCATCCTGTTTTTCGATGGAATGGCGCCGTCACTGAAAAACTATTATTCCAGACGAAAACACGGGGAACTCGAGGTGATCGCTCAGGCGGTTCCGGCGATTCGAGCGAACTACGTCGGACCTGCAACGGATCAGGTTCCCGCTCATCGACAGATCTATCATTCGCACCGGCGCCCGGTGGTCTGGAGTGAGTTTCCCGCCGTCGCTTTCTTTGCCGGGGGACGTTCTGAGCCGTCTCCCTTCTGTGATACTCCAGATTTTTGGATTTTGCGTCCGAATGAACCGGAGCCGCCCGCGCGCAAGTTGCTCGAGATGAACGCAAATGGTTTTTGTTATATCCTTTATCAGGCTGTGGGCACGCACCGAAATCCGCCGGAATATGAGCATGACCTCCGCCGGAATTTGAGCACGTTGTCCGCCGGAATTTGAGCATGGGCACCGCGGACAGCCCCCTAACGCCCGGCAGATACAATTTTATCAGTCGGTTTTGAAATAGAGAATGATGATTTTTCATAGGGTGTATAAAAAAATTTCCTGCATTAGTCGTGACTTTGAAATCCATGCAGAGAGAAAGCGTCCAGTCTGCCCCAAGGCAAAAGACAAAAGGGTATGCGGGACTAAAAATAGAAAAGTAACAAAAACGATTTGGTAAAATCTAACAAAGAGGATATAACAATGGCACAAAAAACACCCGGAGCAGCAAGTTACAGGCAGAATATTTGCCCGTCAGAGAAGATGCTCTTTGCGAAGGTTGCAGAAGATTTTTCAAAACAGAAGTTGACCTTGTTAAACTGCGACTGGAAACAATCGGCAAAAATTATTCAAATGTCGCGTGTGAATGAGCGTCTTTCGAATATTTTAATACGAGATCAACAAAATACTCCGTTTCCGAAACCAATTCAAATTGGTGATTATTGGGTTTCTGTCAATAAGAACTCTCAGCCGATAATAACGTGTTATCGCTTTCCATTTACTTATAACTTTCGCGAAGAGTTGGTGATAGCCCAAGATATTCAAGATGGAAAACGTTTGCCAGTAACTCTTCCTTGCCTGAAGCATACTCCCTTTTATTTTTTGCGTTTACTTTTTCATGATGAAGCAATAACAAAATATGGTTATGATGAATGCGGATTTCAAGAAGCTGAATATTTAGGAGCAGAACAGCTTGCTTTCAAATATGAGTATACTGGAAGTTGGGGAGGTTCCTATCAGGAAATTATGGGGGACATCTTTCTAACGCCCCCTGAGCTGTTTGAAGCATGTAGTGAATATGGCCGGTTGTTTTATATTTATGATTGCAAGGGGCATATGAGTTGCTCATTTGAAATGATTCCTGTTGGGGAAAGCGTTTTAGTTTTTCCTCACAGTTATAGAACTCGTAGGAATTTTTCAGAGCCTGTCAAGGTATATTTTCAACAAAATGCCAATGTTTCCATTTGGGGCGTGGACAAAATCTGTAACCCCGCAGCTGAGCATGTGATTCTCTATCATAACCCCGGCATTATGCGTTTGAAATTTCCGAATGCTTCGGTGGCAACGGGATGTATTCTCGGTGGACTTGATTCGATTCCCTATGTATCCTGTGAAGGGCTGCATAAAAAACAAAATCATATTTTGATTTCTGAAAATACATTTGATCTTGCTTTTGCTTTGAACCTTGCAGTTGCCATGAAAAGACAAGGCGTTCCAGTGGTTCGTTTTATGAAAATGGAGGCGGCCAACCGGTGCGAAACAGATTATAACTGGGACGGGATAATGTATCCGGCAACACAGTTAAGCGATATGCAAATTCAAAAAATCACTCCTGCGGAATTGCGGTTACTGGCTGAATCCAATGGAGTTCAAATTCCGGAAAATTTTGTAAATTACTTTGAGCAGGTTTACTGATGGATACACAAAATGAACTGAAAGAGTTCTTTGTAAATTTTTTTGTGCCGATTGACAATATTCCGGAGGATACAGCCTGGCGTAATTCTATCAGCATGGAAGCACGTGCTTCCATGCTGATAGATAATGCTTCTCTGGAGGATTTGTCTTCGCTTTTCAATGTATGCATCAATGAAAATGTTCTTACTCTTAAATTGCCTGCCCCACTGTCGGTTCAAGTTACTGCACCGACGACTTTTCCCGCACCCACGACAGTCGGATACACCTACGTAGATGTATGTTATTCTTGGAATTTTTCCAGTTACTGCATAACGAGAACAGAAACAACAACTGACTACTTCCAGATTAGTGGACGCTGGCATATAAAAGATTCATTGTTTGAGAGAAGTAAATGCGAAAGTCTCTTGACGCTAAATTTACACAATGCAAAACCCTCTTTTTACTGGAATGACTCCGGAGCTGTAAATATTTTGCATAATTGTTCAGGTAAACTTCAAAAGGAGTTGAAAAAGCATTTTACTGAGCATTCGACTTTCCAGCTGGCAGAACCATTAACTTCCCATAATACTCCGGGGAAAATCTGCCGTTTCTTTCGTAAGGAAGCATTGCCGTTATCACCGATCTCTTTGTCTCATCATTTCTCACAGCTTGAAGAGGGTGTTTCGACAATACCATTCGAGCCTGTCATTTCTGGACAAAGTGAAGCTGAAAGTGTTCACGATTCCTTAAAAAGCATGTTCTCTGCAAAGCGATTGCTAGATTCATTATTAGAATATCGGCCCAAGGCGTATGAAAGATCGCAACAGTTTCTTTTTCCATTCAAGGACAAAGATAACTATACAGTCATGACTGTGTTGAAATGTTATGATGACACTTTTCAGCAAAAAAGTTTCCTGCCCGTGACGCGCTGGCAGGTCAAGCATACTCTTCAACGGTATTGTATGGCTGTTCCGGGTGAAAAGAAATTATCTTTATTCAATTTGCCGGAGTTGGCAGCTTGTCCGGATGCACCTGTCATATTGACTGACAGCCTTGAAATAGCCGCCCTTAATCAAGCAAAGATAGAGCCGGAGAAATTGATTTTCACCAGTTTTATTTGCGATGATGGGCATTATGATCAGGTGGATTGGAAGCCGTTAAAAGGTCGTCAGCTTTATCTGCTTGTCACGAATCATTCAGGTAGAACATTCGAAGAAGCCTGTTTGAAAGTCGGTAAGTTGGCAGATTATTTGAAGAAATTTCAATCAGTAGAACTTCAGTTCGTTCGCGTTCCTATCTGGTATCGTCCTCTTCCTGTTCTGCATAGTATTCAAGAGTTGATCTCGGCATATAAAGCAGCTCCCCCGCAGCCTTATAAAGAAGATATACGGATATTGACGCCGGAAGAGTTTGAAACGATTCGAGGAATGGCAGAGCAGAGGATTGGCATACCGCCGGAAGCGTGGTGGAAAACTGAACGGGAACGGATTGCCATATCGCCACAAACTTCAACAGATATTCTTGAAGTGGCAAATATGAATCGATTGGATTATATTCTTTGGCCTTTTCTTGTTCGCGGCAAAAGCACTCTGCTGTACGCGAGCAAAGGGATCGGTAAAAGCGCGTTAGCTCACAGCATTGCTGCTTGTTTGAGCAGTCAGCAAAAGAAACGGTTGTTTATAGAAAACAGCTGGGGAGCAAGCAAGGGGAACTTTGACTCTTATAAAGTTCTGTATCTTGATTTTGAAAATCAGCCTAATGAGCATCTGGATCTTTTAAAACGGATGTGCCGGAAATATTGGCATACTGAAAAATCCGAAACAGAGAAAGATGCAAAGAACTTTCTCTGGAAAAACATGCCTGAAATAGGGTTGTCAGGAATCAATTTTACTCTCCCCGAAAATCATCAGAAGTTATTGGATTTGCTTGATAAAGCTCAGAATGAGGGAGAATCAAATCATCCGGTGGATGTACTCATTATCGACACTTACCATGAATTTACGAGTTTGAGTGATGAGGTAAATACTCATCGCGGCTTGCGGGAGCTTTTGCGGATACTCAGTGAGCGTAATTTAGCCACTTTGATTTTAAACCATGCCAAAGCATCGGATTCGCAAAAGATGTCGGGTTACAACATCATCAAAGAATCTTTTGCATATGTGATGAAACTCAGACGGGAAGGGGAACAATCCCGACCGCTTTCAGAGCCGATAACAGTCAGTTTCGATGCTGTCCGAACAGGTTGGTTGGGACGGGAACTGACGGAGTTTAAAATATATCAGCCGGAGTCGCCGGGCAGATGGCATCTCTATTCGCCCGAACGTTCTGCAACAGAAGAACGGAACCGGATAAGAGACTACTATATCAATGTGGAAAAGTTTGGAAAAGAGGAAACGGCAAAACTACTCGGAACATCTCCGGCTTCGTTATATCGTGATGTAAAAGATGCAGATTGATCCGATTGCATTTTTTTGTTGAGATGATATAGTATTTATAGTTGTTTGATTTCAGGATTGGAGCCGGGGTACCACTCTTTTTAAAGGGTGCCATCGGGTGCCGTTTACAAGGGAAAAAGTGCCGAAAAGTGCCGTTTTTACGATCTTGGAAGCCTTGCAAAACCATCAGGTCAGAACGATAGTTTTTCGTTTCAGACCAATGGGTTGTAACTTATTTTGAGCTCAAGCTGCGGGTAGTTGGCTCTACACTTTGGGTGTACCACCTTTGTGCAAGCTTTGTGTAACTTCCGGCAGCTCCTTCCCTTGCCCAGACTGACATATCGGGATGGTTTCGTCGCATTTTCTGCCGCTCATGCGTCCCCGGCAATCCACAAGTGAAAAAGCTACAAAAAAAATGTCCCCGGAAACAAAGTCCAGGGACGGATCATAAACAGACAATCTTATTTGAGGCGGCCTGTGTAAGCATCGGCATCGGTATTGTCGATGACATATTGGAAGAATTTTTTCTCCGCCGCAGAGCGGGCCGCGTCCCACGGACGCGGCTCTCCGCAAAGCTGTACGACCCAGAGTTTCAATTCCTTGCGATGCCAGTTGACCATGCAGTTCGTGCCCCAGGCTCCGCCGTGCCCGAACCACGCATCCTCCTTGTCCTCCTCCGGGGCACTGAGGCCGAGGGAATACCCGCCCATCCCTTTCGGACGGGTGGACTTGGCAAGCAGTTCTTTGACGGTCTCCTCTTTAAGGATTCTCACTCCGTTGTCGCCCACGCCGAGATTCATCAACATCTTGTAGAATTTAAGCTGGTCGTTTGCAGTGGTCCAAAGCCCTGCACCGGCCGATGCAAAGACATGGGAGTCGTTGTAGGGGCGCTGCTGCATGCCATTCTGCAGCCGATACTTTGCCGGCGCATCTTTCACGCAGTCGTACATCTCCACTTGTGTTTCAAGCGCCCGGTCGCTCGGCCAGAATGAACTGGACTCCATGCCCAGCGGAGTCAGAACGCGCTCCTGGAGGAAATCCTCCCAGCGCTGTCCCGTCACAACCTCAACGATTGCCGCGCCAATGTCGATTCCGGTGTTGGAATACTGAGTTTTGGTTCCGGGTTCAAACAGCAGCGGAGACGCGGCCGCGATGGCTGCCGTCTGCCGAAGCGGAGCACCGCCGCTCCAGCCGCCGCCCTTGATGTTCCCCTGCTTCGCGCAAATCTCGAACGGGAAACCGCCGGTATGATTCATGACCATGCGGATGGTAAGGGTGTTTTTGGCGCGGACCAGCGTCTTTACGCCATCCTTGTTGGAGGCCAGCACCCAGAGCTCCTTGAATTCCGGAAGATATTTTGAAACGGGATCATCCAGTGAAATTTTGCCTTCTTCGATCAGGATGGCGATTGTAACGCCGCAGAACCCCTTGGTCTGCGAGCACTGCATGAAAACATCATCCATCGTGATTGGACGTCCGGCCGCAACATCGGCATAACCGACACAGGTGGTTTCCTGAATGCCGTTTTTGTAAAAGACATTGATTGCTCCCGGAAGTTGTCCGCTTTGAACAAAGGGAGTCAGTGCATCCTTCGCAAAAGTCGTTCCCGATTCTTTAACGTCGGATTTTCCCGATTGGCATCCCGTGATGACAGCCATGACTGCAATCAGCATCAGCAGTGTCTTCAGGTGATTTTTCCTGGTTTTCATTTGTACCATAGCTCCGGAGATCTTTATTGTTGATTATTTTCCTGAAACCTGATTGATATACGAAATTCAATGACGGCACTTGACCGTTTTCAATTCTGATAATACTGTATTGCTTCTCCTTTCCTCTTTTCCCTGACCTGCCAGGAGGAACCGCCTTGTCCGCAGCAGCAGATCGCAGTTGCCGGGGAAGCACAAGAAGGTCCAACAAGCAAAAATACATCAGTCAGCCAGTCTCGTCAAGTACCGGATTTGATTCCAACGCGAAAATTTGAAGAAATCACAGGGAAAACCATATGATTCCAGATTCAAATCCAACGAACCTTATTATATGCATTTATATGTTGTTTCACAATTTTTGTTGTACTATCAGCAGCTCCACCCACAAAAATTGTGAATGTTTTCAAATATCGTCCGCGGGTACCCTCCTTGATGATCTCCGAGAGAGAATATTGCTTCAATCCAAGATAATCTGTTTTAGTTACAGAATTATTCCCTACCATCGCATAGAGGTTCACGCCGCCTTCTTCTTCGATGGGGTCGCGGCTGATCCATCTGCCGAGTTCGGGGCTGTAGTAGCGGTAGTTGTAGTAGACGAGACCGGTTTCGTCGTCGTGGTATTCGCTGCTGAAGCGGAACGGGTTGATTTCGGCCAATTCGCCGGTCGAGGAGAGGAGCCGACCAAACGGGTCGTAGACGTATTCCGCGACTTTCGTTCCCGCCGCGTCGATCAGCGACATCACGTTCTTGTTGCCATCCGTGACATAGTAGTAGGTCTCGCCGTCATACATCATCGAAAACGGCGTGTCAAGCCCGGTCGATTCCGGGTGCCACGCGAAAGCCATGGTCACCGCATCGCTGTTCAGCGCGTCCAGCACCTGAATCAGCTTGTAACCGTCGTAGACGAATTTCTCGTGTTTCGTCAATACGTTCGCGGTGTAGACCTTCTTCTCGAAGCGGCGCCCCATGTAGTCGTAGCTGAATTCAAGCCGCGTATCGCCGTTCTCCGCCGAAATCAGGCGGTTTTCACCGTTCCAACCGTAGCTCCAGCCCATGATCCCGGTCAGCATATTGCCGTCCACATCGTAGGTCGGATTCCATGTGTTCATCGGCCAAACCGTACTCACATCGGTGTATTGGTTCAATATATTGCTCGTCAGATAGTAATAGGTATTCCCGGTTCGGCTGGTTTCCGTCCAGTTGCCGATATCATCATAACTGAATCCGCCATAATAGAGGCCCGGCGTGACCTGTTCCTCTTCTCCCGCACGGCGGCGTTCCATCGCCGTTACCTGACTTTTTCCGTCATACCGGAACTTCCAGTAACTGCCGTCTTCCGATTCCACACGGATGCGCTGGTCCTTCTCGTTCAGCGTGTAGCCGGTCGAAAGCTGACCGTTCAGCTTGATCTCCGTCAAACGGTGCTGCGCGTCGTATTCGAACGCCCGAGCGGTCGAGGTCCCCTCCGTCGTGAAGCCGGAAAGCTGATTCAGGCCGGGACGGTAGGTGTAGGACGTCGT
This region includes:
- a CDS encoding class I SAM-dependent methyltransferase gives rise to the protein MFDKLEDVTYTSFGIVPQEFYKNKFNSVPSHDYLSDPVNRFLLGASRIRHLCRELQGGRVLDLGCGCGPYGLTLKQHGYADHLTGIDLDPDCTKRAGECYDEVVTQQALDQLPFPDGSFDAVFSSDFFGHVEFRYKDALIAEVARVLRPGGRTIHLIESGNYDYLHCNQDDPDDPLRKYVYVDGHIGVESPVAIKRRFEPYFEQIHLRNAMLFPFFTVQGFINNTDVFGEEFSALLRKFSPAEAQAADIVSGFICDYLERELYQENPANLDPTLERNLPRVLKYECGMVFLSGLKKTEQEFHA
- a CDS encoding glycosyltransferase family 4 protein — encoded protein: MRNKRVLFCLRRDYLRHPGGDTMQMESYARILRQSGNHVRLHSGSVAPSDLEGNDIVFVWHLERPHDSFQPWHTAIRNGLPVVLLPTCFHANTAGFWRALPEQFKIWYRCLREPSDSASHYMQFRSWRHCRERMLTQSSCLIVNSEAEKTLLLREGANTSRVVVIPNVVDQETLTVQEPAPWNKRQRIICIGHFCPRKNQLGLIRALRGLDLQITFVGTARPMHQRYLERCRRESAGQHLFTGALSHYDTLKLLAQSRLAISASFEETPGIANLEAAALGCNLLLSEIAPIREYFGARSMYLDPSRIDAARIREAVHLPPSPELRTHILSHYTEKNLHRFFQILEIEEMAH
- a CDS encoding ABC transporter permease; this encodes MAELKAEASNNYAGYIWWVLQPFLALAVYYVAFRWLIPYPDDRFTLFLFIGITVWQLWANTLIRSCAALITYRPLMLQLNIEKYVFPVSICIVNLVKFLTAFILLLLLAPFLGGTVSAALMTLPLLLLLLLLLTCGTGMILAAVTPFCPDMVLVVEFLLHLMMFLSGVFFDLTLLPEGIQKVLAFNPLAVIISQLRRVMMDGCFPDWQSLAGPALWTCILLAVGGWMLKHFGKQYPRMT
- a CDS encoding ABC transporter ATP-binding protein, which produces MNQSMIVYDVCHVGISYMKSASFPWRKNRFQALKDVNFQIRSGDVVGIIGRNGAGKTTLLRLLAGILKPDTGVIRRAYEHVGILSFGSGFEDRLSGRQNIMLEGIQMGVPRRKILQHADPIIELAGLGEFIDQPIKVYSSGMRTRLGFAIAYYLHSQVLLIDETFVAGDDEFQKKAGQLITEKIQSGITVVMVSHALSVLEHLCNRIIQIEDGVSLPELPVRESIERYRHQ
- a CDS encoding AAA family ATPase; amino-acid sequence: MDTQNELKEFFVNFFVPIDNIPEDTAWRNSISMEARASMLIDNASLEDLSSLFNVCINENVLTLKLPAPLSVQVTAPTTFPAPTTVGYTYVDVCYSWNFSSYCITRTETTTDYFQISGRWHIKDSLFERSKCESLLTLNLHNAKPSFYWNDSGAVNILHNCSGKLQKELKKHFTEHSTFQLAEPLTSHNTPGKICRFFRKEALPLSPISLSHHFSQLEEGVSTIPFEPVISGQSEAESVHDSLKSMFSAKRLLDSLLEYRPKAYERSQQFLFPFKDKDNYTVMTVLKCYDDTFQQKSFLPVTRWQVKHTLQRYCMAVPGEKKLSLFNLPELAACPDAPVILTDSLEIAALNQAKIEPEKLIFTSFICDDGHYDQVDWKPLKGRQLYLLVTNHSGRTFEEACLKVGKLADYLKKFQSVELQFVRVPIWYRPLPVLHSIQELISAYKAAPPQPYKEDIRILTPEEFETIRGMAEQRIGIPPEAWWKTERERIAISPQTSTDILEVANMNRLDYILWPFLVRGKSTLLYASKGIGKSALAHSIAACLSSQQKKRLFIENSWGASKGNFDSYKVLYLDFENQPNEHLDLLKRMCRKYWHTEKSETEKDAKNFLWKNMPEIGLSGINFTLPENHQKLLDLLDKAQNEGESNHPVDVLIIDTYHEFTSLSDEVNTHRGLRELLRILSERNLATLILNHAKASDSQKMSGYNIIKESFAYVMKLRREGEQSRPLSEPITVSFDAVRTGWLGRELTEFKIYQPESPGRWHLYSPERSATEERNRIRDYYINVEKFGKEETAKLLGTSPASLYRDVKDAD
- a CDS encoding serine hydrolase domain-containing protein; the protein is MKTRKNHLKTLLMLIAVMAVITGCQSGKSDVKESGTTFAKDALTPFVQSGQLPGAINVFYKNGIQETTCVGYADVAAGRPITMDDVFMQCSQTKGFCGVTIAILIEEGKISLDDPVSKYLPEFKELWVLASNKDGVKTLVRAKNTLTIRMVMNHTGGFPFEICAKQGNIKGGGWSGGAPLRQTAAIAAASPLLFEPGTKTQYSNTGIDIGAAIVEVVTGQRWEDFLQERVLTPLGMESSSFWPSDRALETQVEMYDCVKDAPAKYRLQNGMQQRPYNDSHVFASAGAGLWTTANDQLKFYKMLMNLGVGDNGVRILKEETVKELLAKSTRPKGMGGYSLGLSAPEEDKEDAWFGHGGAWGTNCMVNWHRKELKLWVVQLCGEPRPWDAARSAAEKKFFQYVIDNTDADAYTGRLK
- a CDS encoding RHS repeat-associated core domain-containing protein yields the protein MKATTTPVPGVQPCEYSRAYDAQSRRTGIASGDYAASVGYANGKASMLGWQERTTSYTYRPGLNQLSGFTTEGTSTARAFEYDAQHRLTEIKLNGQLSTGYTLNEKDQRIRVESEDGSYWKFRYDGKSQVTAMERRRAGEEEQVTPGLYYGGFSYDDIGNWTETSRTGNTYYYLTSNILNQYTDVSTVWPMNTWNPTYDVDGNMLTGIMGWSYGWNGENRLISAENGDTRLEFSYDYMGRRFEKKVYTANVLTKHEKFVYDGYKLIQVLDALNSDAVTMAFAWHPESTGLDTPFSMMYDGETYYYVTDGNKNVMSLIDAAGTKVAEYVYDPFGRLLSSTGELAEINPFRFSSEYHDDETGLVYYNYRYYSPELGRWISRDPIEEEGGVNLYAMVGNNSVTKTDYLGLKQYSLSEIIKEGTRGRYLKTFTIFVGGAADSTTKIVKQHINAYNKVRWI